In Quercus robur chromosome 10, dhQueRobu3.1, whole genome shotgun sequence, a genomic segment contains:
- the LOC126702441 gene encoding uncharacterized protein LOC126702441: protein MGSKERAKERREKRMQEISLLRTIPYSDHQRWWSSETIAVVTGANRGIGFEISRQLATHGLTVILTSRDSNVGLEAARVLQEGGLNVVFHQLDVLDHLSRKQFSEWLQQNYGGLDILVNNAGVNFNLGSDNSVEYARKVITTNYFGTKNMTEAMIPMMKPSTAGARIVSVSSRLGRLNGRRNRIEDVTLREELGNLDSLTEELIDRTVSNFLQQVEDSTWTSGGWPQTFTDYSVSKLAINAYTRLMAKVLSDRPDGHKIYINCYCPGWVKTAMTGYAGNISVEEGADTGVWLALLPDQAVTGKFFAERREINF from the exons ATGGGAAGCAAAGAACGAGCTaaggagagaagagaaaagagaatgcaagaaatttccCTTCTCAGGACCATTCCCTATTCCGATCACCAgag gtggTGGTCCTCAGAAACCATTGCAGTGGTAACCGGTGCTAATAGAGGAATTGGATTTGAGATCTCTAGACAGCTTGCAACGCATGGATTGACTGTCATATTGACATCAAGAGACAGTAATGTTGGGCTTGAAGCAGCTCGGGTCTTACAAGAAGGTGGTCTCAATGTTGTCTTCCATCAACTTGACGTCTTAGATCATTTATCTAGGAAACAGTTTTCTGAGTGGCTACAACAAAACTATGGTGGTTTAGATATTCTG GTAAATAACGCAGGTGTTAATTTCAATCTTGGGTCTGATAATTCAGTCGAATATGCCCGGAAGGTTATTACGACCAATTATTTTGGCACCAAAAATATGACTGAAGCTATGATACCCATGATGAAGCCTTCTACAGCTGGTGCTCGAATTGTTAGTGTGAGCTCACGGTTAGGTAGATTGAATGGCAGAAGAAAT AGGATTGAAGATGTGACTTTGAGAGAAGAACTAGGCAATTTGGACTCACTCACAGAGGAACTGATTGATAGGACTGTATCTAATTTCTTACAGCAAGTAGAAGACAGCACTTGGACATCAGGTGGCTGGCCTCAAACATTTACTGACTACTCAGTATCGAAACTTGCAATTAATGCTTACACCAGGCTAATGGCAAAGGTACTCTCTGACCGGCCAGATGGtcacaaaatttatattaactGCTATTGCCCGGGCTGGGTGAAGACTGCTATGACAGGTTATGCTGGGAACATTTCAGTCGAGGAAGGAGCTGATACTGGAGTATGGCTTGCCCTGCTCCCTGACCAGGCAGTAACAGGGAAATTTTTTGCAGAGAGGCGTGAAATAAACTTCTAA
- the LOC126704380 gene encoding uncharacterized protein LOC126704380, protein MAVHSKNEVLMCKVFPSNLGPVVMRWFNGLKTNSIDSYRQLTQALGSRFVTNSRAPQPLSALLLLSMHDGKTLKAYSDRYWETYNEMDDNFDDVAISTFKNSLPAEHGLRKSLTGKPATSMRQLMDRIDKYKRVEEDQLQGRGKEKVIPQEMRDFRSDRYNSNRLRRDFVGQSGVTNT, encoded by the coding sequence ATGGCTGTCCATTCTAAAAACGAGGTGctgatgtgcaaggttttcCCGTCTAACTTGGGACCAGTGgtgatgaggtggttcaatggctTAAAGACGAATTCCATAGATTCGTATAGGCAGCTAACCCAAGCTTTAGGCTCCCGTTTCGTTACAAACAGCAGAGCTCCTCAGCctttgagtgctttactgttgtTATCCATGCATGATGGAAAAACTctaaaggcctactcggacagatattgggagacgTATAATGAAATGGACGACAATTTTGACGATGTcgccatcagcaccttcaaaaaTAGTCTCCCAGCCGAGCACGGCTTGAGGAAATCTCTAACTGGCAAGCCTGCCACTAGTATGCGCCAACTGATGGATCGGATCGATAAGTATAAACGAGTGGAGGAAGACCAGTTGCAAGGTAGGGGAAAAGAGAAGGTTATCCCCCaagagatgagggatttcaggtcggaccgataTAACAGCAACCGCCTGAGAAGAGATTTCGTAGGGCAATCTGGAGTAACCAACACATAG
- the LOC126704381 gene encoding uncharacterized protein LOC126704381: MRHFVRVPLAILLLALSITCSHAFRKYRQPEIKSAVFLSPKFELDPGSVVNRNYYYIEFPRGHIAIKGFNAEVVDEAGHPVPLHETYLHHWVLGRFHQRLNATNPEQDYILVRNSGICQKQVVYQYYGLGSETRGTNTDVPDPFGIEVGNPVDIPVGYEEAWFLKVHAIDTREVEDKLGCTECRCELYNVTKDEKGQPLRPDYKGGLSCCYDHTQCRLREDSVGATRNLYMRYTVKWLDWNEFIVPVKIYILDVTDTWKRLANSTGQNSEHECHVEYDIESCSASGKADNGCTDSKRASLAMPTGGYLAYGVAHQHSGGLGSALYGEDGRLLCSSMPTYGKGKEAGNEAGYIVGMSTCYPKPGTVKINDGETMIVESNYSSTQSHTGVMGLFYILVAEHLPKPVLSRRLPFAKPVNSKV; the protein is encoded by the exons ATGCGTCACTTTGTTCGAGTTCCGTTGGCAATACTATTACTGGCATTAAGCATAACATGCTCACATGCTTTCAGGAAATATAGACAACCTGAGATAAAATCTGCAGTTTTCCTATCCCCTAAGTTTGAATTGGATCCTGGATCAGTGGTGAATAGAAATTACTACTACATTGAGTTCCCAAGAGGTCATATTGCTATCAAGGGTTTCAATGCTGAAGTAGTTGATGAAGCAGGGCATCCTGTCCCTCTTCACGAAACTTATCTACACCACTGGGTCCTTGGAAGATTTCATCAACGTCTAAATGCAACAAATCCCGAGCAGGATTATATTCTCGTGAGGAACAGTGGAATATGCCAGAAACAAGTTGTTTACCAGTATTATGGCCTCGGATCTGAAACCCGAGGAACAAACACAGATGTACCAGATCCTTTTGGAATAGAGGTTGGTAATCCTGTTGATATTCCTGTTGGGTATGAGGAGGCGTGGTTTCTTAAAGTCCATGCAATTGATACTCGGGAAGTGGAAGATAAGTTGGGATGCACCGAATGCAGGTGCGAACTATATAATGTTACAAAGGATGAAAAAGGCCAGCCCTTAAGACCAGACTATAAAGGAGGTTTATCATGTTGTTATGATCACACACAATGCAGATTGAGAGAAGACTCTGTGGGTGCTACGAGAAACCTTTACATGAGATATACGGTGAAGTGGCTTGATTGGAATGAATTTATTGTGCCTGTCAAGATTTATATATTGGATGTCACTGATACTTGGAAACGATTGGCCAATTCAACAGGACAAAATTCAGAACATGAATGCCAT GTTGAGTATGACATTGAGTCTTGTAGTGCATCTGGTAAGGCTGATAATGGGTGCACTGACTCCAAAAGGGCAAGTCTGGCTATGCCAACTGGTGGCTATCTCGCTTATGGTGTGGCCCATCAACATTCAGGGGGTCTCGGTTCAGCTCTTTATGGAGAG GATGGACGGCTTTTGTGTTCTTCGATGCCAACATATGGAAAAGGGAAGGAAGCAGGAAATGAGGCTGGCTATATTGTAGGAATGTCCACTTGTTATCCTAAACCAGGCACCGTAAAGATAAATGATGGGGAGACTATGATTGTGGAATCTAATTATAGTAGCACCCAGAGCCACACAGGAGTCATGGGGCTCTTCTACATTTTGGTTGCAGAACATTTGCCAAAGCCTGTGCTTTCCCGACGCCTTCCATTTGCAAAGCCAGTTAATAGTAAGGTATAA
- the LOC126701484 gene encoding uncharacterized protein LOC126701484 isoform X1 translates to MLHCFRVPLAILLLALSITSSHAFRKYRHPKIKSSVYLSPKFVLDQGSVVDKYYYNIDFPRGHIAIKGFNAEVVDEAGHPVPLHETYLHHWALGRFHQRLNATNPEQDYIFVRNSGICQNNSVGQYYGLGSETRGTNTDVPDPFGIEVGNPADIPAGYEERWLLNVHAIDTRGVEDKLGCTECRCDLYNVSKDEYGRPLRPDYIGGLRCCYDHTQCRLREVSEGAKRNLYMRYTVKWIDWDEFIVPVKIYILDVTDTWKQLGNSTGQSSEHECHVEYDVESCSASGMADNRCTDSKRISLVFPTGGYIVYGVAHQHSGGIGSTLYGEDGRVLCSSIPTYGQGKEAGNEAGYIVGMSTCYPQPGSVKINVGETLILESNYSSAQRHTGVMGLFYILVAEQLPKPRLSLRVPIAKQVNKGWE, encoded by the exons atgcttcacTGTTTTCGAGTTCCGTTGGCAATACTATTACTGGCATTAAGCATAACAAGCTCACATGCTTTCCGGAAATATAGACATCCTAAGATAAAATCTTCAGTTTACCTATCTCCTAAGTTTGTGCTGGATCAAGGATCAGTGGTGGACAAATATTACTACAACATTGACTTCCCAAGAGGTCATATTGCTATCAAGGGTTTCAATGCTGAAGTAGTTGATGAAGCAGGGCATCCTGTCCCTCTTCACGAAACTTATCTCCATCACTGGGCCCTTGGAAGATTTCATCAACGTCTAAATGCAACAAATCCCGAGCAGGATTATATTTTCGTGAGGAACAGTGGAATATGCCAGAATAATTCTGTTGGCCAGTATTATGGCCTTGGATCTGAAACCCGAGGAACAAACACAGATGTTCCAGATCCTTTTGGTATAGAGGTTGGTAATCCTGCTGATATTCCTGCTGGGTATGAGGAGAGGTGGTTGCTTAATGTCCATGCGATTGATACTAGGGGAGTGGAAGATAAGTTGGGATGCACTGAATGCAGGTGTGATCTATATAACGTTTCAAAGGATGAATATGGCCGGCCCTTAAGGCCAGATTATATAGGAGGTTTAAGATGTTGCTATGATCACACTCAGTGCAGATTGAGAGAAGTCTCTGAGGGTGCTAAGAGAAACCTTTACATGAGATATACGGTGAAGTGGATTGATTGGGATGAATTTATTGTGCCTGTCAAGATTTATATATTGGATGTCACTGATACTTGGAAACAATTGGGCAATTCAACAGGACAAAGTTCAGAACATGAATGCCAT GTTGAGTATGACGTTGAGTCTTGTAGTGCATCTGGTATGGCTGATAATAGGTGCACTGACTCCAAAAGGATAAGCCTCGTTTTCCCAACTGGTGGCTATATCGTCTACGGTGTGGCCCATCAACATTCGGGGGGTATCGGTTCAACTCTTTATGGAGAG GATGGACGGGTTTTATGTTCTTCAATACCAACTTATGGACAAGGGAAGGAAGCAGGAAATGAGGCTGGTTATATCGTAGGAATGTCCACTTGTTATCCTCAACCCGGCTCTGTCAAGATAAATGTTGGGGAGACTCTGATACTGGAATCTAATTATAGTAGCGCTCAGAGGCACACAGGAGTCATGGGGCTCTTCTACATTTTGGTTGCAGAGCAATTGCCAAAGCCTAGGCTTTCCCTACGAGTTCCAATTGCAAAGCAAGTTAATAAG GGTTGGGAGTAG
- the LOC126701484 gene encoding uncharacterized protein LOC126701484 isoform X2 — translation MLHCFRVPLAILLLALSITSSHAFRKYRHPKIKSSVYLSPKFVLDQGSVVDKYYYNIDFPRGHIAIKGFNAEVVDEAGHPVPLHETYLHHWALGRFHQRLNATNPEQDYIFVRNSGICQNNSVGQYYGLGSETRGTNTDVPDPFGIEVGNPADIPAGYEERWLLNVHAIDTRGVEDKLGCTECRCDLYNVSKDEYGRPLRPDYIGGLRCCYDHTQCRLREVSEGAKRNLYMRYTVKWIDWDEFIVPVKIYILDVTDTWKQLGNSTGQSSEHECHVEYDVESCSASGMADNRCTDSKRISLVFPTGGYIVYGVAHQHSGGIGSTLYGEDGRVLCSSIPTYGQGKEAGNEAGYIVGMSTCYPQPGSVKINVGETLILESNYSSAQRHTGVMGLFYILVAEQLPKPRLSLRVPIAKQVNKVYA, via the exons atgcttcacTGTTTTCGAGTTCCGTTGGCAATACTATTACTGGCATTAAGCATAACAAGCTCACATGCTTTCCGGAAATATAGACATCCTAAGATAAAATCTTCAGTTTACCTATCTCCTAAGTTTGTGCTGGATCAAGGATCAGTGGTGGACAAATATTACTACAACATTGACTTCCCAAGAGGTCATATTGCTATCAAGGGTTTCAATGCTGAAGTAGTTGATGAAGCAGGGCATCCTGTCCCTCTTCACGAAACTTATCTCCATCACTGGGCCCTTGGAAGATTTCATCAACGTCTAAATGCAACAAATCCCGAGCAGGATTATATTTTCGTGAGGAACAGTGGAATATGCCAGAATAATTCTGTTGGCCAGTATTATGGCCTTGGATCTGAAACCCGAGGAACAAACACAGATGTTCCAGATCCTTTTGGTATAGAGGTTGGTAATCCTGCTGATATTCCTGCTGGGTATGAGGAGAGGTGGTTGCTTAATGTCCATGCGATTGATACTAGGGGAGTGGAAGATAAGTTGGGATGCACTGAATGCAGGTGTGATCTATATAACGTTTCAAAGGATGAATATGGCCGGCCCTTAAGGCCAGATTATATAGGAGGTTTAAGATGTTGCTATGATCACACTCAGTGCAGATTGAGAGAAGTCTCTGAGGGTGCTAAGAGAAACCTTTACATGAGATATACGGTGAAGTGGATTGATTGGGATGAATTTATTGTGCCTGTCAAGATTTATATATTGGATGTCACTGATACTTGGAAACAATTGGGCAATTCAACAGGACAAAGTTCAGAACATGAATGCCAT GTTGAGTATGACGTTGAGTCTTGTAGTGCATCTGGTATGGCTGATAATAGGTGCACTGACTCCAAAAGGATAAGCCTCGTTTTCCCAACTGGTGGCTATATCGTCTACGGTGTGGCCCATCAACATTCGGGGGGTATCGGTTCAACTCTTTATGGAGAG GATGGACGGGTTTTATGTTCTTCAATACCAACTTATGGACAAGGGAAGGAAGCAGGAAATGAGGCTGGTTATATCGTAGGAATGTCCACTTGTTATCCTCAACCCGGCTCTGTCAAGATAAATGTTGGGGAGACTCTGATACTGGAATCTAATTATAGTAGCGCTCAGAGGCACACAGGAGTCATGGGGCTCTTCTACATTTTGGTTGCAGAGCAATTGCCAAAGCCTAGGCTTTCCCTACGAGTTCCAATTGCAAAGCAAGTTAATAAG gtATATGCATAG
- the LOC126701484 gene encoding uncharacterized protein LOC126701484 isoform X3: protein MLHCFRVPLAILLLALSITSSHAFRKYRHPKIKSSVYLSPKFVLDQGSVVDKYYYNIDFPRGHIAIKGFNAEVVDEAGHPVPLHETYLHHWALGRFHQRLNATNPEQDYIFVRNSGICQNNSVGQYYGLGSETRGTNTDVPDPFGIEVGNPADIPAGYEERWLLNVHAIDTRGVEDKLGCTECRCDLYNVSKDEYGRPLRPDYIGGLRCCYDHTQCRLREVSEGAKRNLYMRYTVKWIDWDEFIVPVKIYILDVTDTWKQLGNSTGQSSEHECHVEYDVESCSASGMADNRCTDSKRISLVFPTGGYIVYGVAHQHSGGIGSTLYGEDGRVLCSSIPTYGQGKEAGNEAGYIVGMSTCYPQPGSVKINVGETLILESNYSSAQRHTGVMGLFYILVAEQLPKPRLSLRVPIAKQVNKV from the exons atgcttcacTGTTTTCGAGTTCCGTTGGCAATACTATTACTGGCATTAAGCATAACAAGCTCACATGCTTTCCGGAAATATAGACATCCTAAGATAAAATCTTCAGTTTACCTATCTCCTAAGTTTGTGCTGGATCAAGGATCAGTGGTGGACAAATATTACTACAACATTGACTTCCCAAGAGGTCATATTGCTATCAAGGGTTTCAATGCTGAAGTAGTTGATGAAGCAGGGCATCCTGTCCCTCTTCACGAAACTTATCTCCATCACTGGGCCCTTGGAAGATTTCATCAACGTCTAAATGCAACAAATCCCGAGCAGGATTATATTTTCGTGAGGAACAGTGGAATATGCCAGAATAATTCTGTTGGCCAGTATTATGGCCTTGGATCTGAAACCCGAGGAACAAACACAGATGTTCCAGATCCTTTTGGTATAGAGGTTGGTAATCCTGCTGATATTCCTGCTGGGTATGAGGAGAGGTGGTTGCTTAATGTCCATGCGATTGATACTAGGGGAGTGGAAGATAAGTTGGGATGCACTGAATGCAGGTGTGATCTATATAACGTTTCAAAGGATGAATATGGCCGGCCCTTAAGGCCAGATTATATAGGAGGTTTAAGATGTTGCTATGATCACACTCAGTGCAGATTGAGAGAAGTCTCTGAGGGTGCTAAGAGAAACCTTTACATGAGATATACGGTGAAGTGGATTGATTGGGATGAATTTATTGTGCCTGTCAAGATTTATATATTGGATGTCACTGATACTTGGAAACAATTGGGCAATTCAACAGGACAAAGTTCAGAACATGAATGCCAT GTTGAGTATGACGTTGAGTCTTGTAGTGCATCTGGTATGGCTGATAATAGGTGCACTGACTCCAAAAGGATAAGCCTCGTTTTCCCAACTGGTGGCTATATCGTCTACGGTGTGGCCCATCAACATTCGGGGGGTATCGGTTCAACTCTTTATGGAGAG GATGGACGGGTTTTATGTTCTTCAATACCAACTTATGGACAAGGGAAGGAAGCAGGAAATGAGGCTGGTTATATCGTAGGAATGTCCACTTGTTATCCTCAACCCGGCTCTGTCAAGATAAATGTTGGGGAGACTCTGATACTGGAATCTAATTATAGTAGCGCTCAGAGGCACACAGGAGTCATGGGGCTCTTCTACATTTTGGTTGCAGAGCAATTGCCAAAGCCTAGGCTTTCCCTACGAGTTCCAATTGCAAAGCAAGTTAATAAGGTATAA